A region of the bacterium genome:
GGTGTCGGGACCGAACCGACCACGATGGACATGGGTCACGGACCACGCGCAGGACACCCTTTGATCACGCGCCGAACCTGCATGCGTCTGTCCCTCGGCGCGCTGATCGGCCACGGCCTGCGGCCGGGGCCGGTGCTCGCGCAGACGCGGCCGCTGCTTCACATCCGCGTCGTCCACACTCCCGTCCTGATCTTCGCACCGCTGTATGTCGCGATCGAACGCGGCTACTTTGCGCAGCAGGGGCTCGAGACGGAACTGATCGGCACCCCGGGCGGCGCGTCGGCCTTCGCGGTGCTCGCCAGCGGACGGGCCGAAGCGGCGGTCGGCGGCTTGGGCGCCGCCCTGTTCAACGCCGCGGCCCGGGGCCTCGACTTCCGGGTCGTCGGCCCGGCGCATCTGGAACGACCTCCCGTCAGCACGCCGCTTGTGGTCAGCCGCACGTCGTTCGAGAGCGGTGCCATCCGCCGGACGCAAGATCTGCGCGGCAAGAGGGTCTCGGTCAACGTCATCGGGTCGGCGACGGAGTTTTGGCTGAACGCGGCGCTCCTCAAGGCCGGCCTCAGCATCACCGATGTGCAGATGATCGAGGTCAACTTCCCTGAGGTCCCCGCCGCGCTGGCGAACGGGGCCATCGCAGCCGGCATGCTGGGCGAACCGCTGGCGACGCTGGCCGAGGACCGCGGCCAGATCGTCCGCCTCAGCGACGATTTCATCAACGGCGTGCAGGTCACCGCGGTGTACTTCAGCGGGGACTTCATGCGACGGCACACGCGGGAAGCGGTAGGCTTCATGGCGGCCTGGCTTCGCGCCTGCCGGGATCTGAGCGGCGACGGGTATCGCCGCCCAGACGTCGCGAAGATCGTCGAGAAGTATACCGGCGTTCCAGCGGATGTCGTCACGAGAGCCCGCCCGCCGTTCCACGAGCCAAACGGCAAGATGAACCTCAATGATTTCGCTCGCCTGCAGGACTATTTCAAGCGCCGCGGCCTCCTCACGTACGATCATCCGCTGCTGCCCTCGGCGTACATCGACACGTCGTTCGTCCAACGCGCGCTCGAGATTGTGGGGCCCTTCGCCCCTCAATGAATCGCGTTGCGCCGCCCGAGGCCGGCACGCACATCGCGGTGGCCGGTCTGACCCACGTCTATCCCGGTCCCCCGGCCCCCGTGACTGCGCTTCGCGACGTCTCGTTCACGGTGTCGCGGGGGGAGTTCTGCGTCCTCATCGGTCCGTCGGGCTGCGGCAAGACGACGCTCCTGCACGTG
Encoded here:
- a CDS encoding ABC transporter substrate-binding protein; translated protein: APPFFSPVPVTDRSPAPAIATARVTRLGIAFRPRAKFPLHFERVASRRSSWSLRCYGEPRQLPGIAGVGTEPTTMDMGHGPRAGHPLITRRTCMRLSLGALIGHGLRPGPVLAQTRPLLHIRVVHTPVLIFAPLYVAIERGYFAQQGLETELIGTPGGASAFAVLASGRAEAAVGGLGAALFNAAARGLDFRVVGPAHLERPPVSTPLVVSRTSFESGAIRRTQDLRGKRVSVNVIGSATEFWLNAALLKAGLSITDVQMIEVNFPEVPAALANGAIAAGMLGEPLATLAEDRGQIVRLSDDFINGVQVTAVYFSGDFMRRHTREAVGFMAAWLRACRDLSGDGYRRPDVAKIVEKYTGVPADVVTRARPPFHEPNGKMNLNDFARLQDYFKRRGLLTYDHPLLPSAYIDTSFVQRALEIVGPFAPQ